One stretch of Falco naumanni isolate bFalNau1 chromosome 7, bFalNau1.pat, whole genome shotgun sequence DNA includes these proteins:
- the LOC121091838 gene encoding cytosolic phospholipase A2 epsilon-like, producing MSQEALPVEVPAALYGRVPGKASLPPGAKARQNEDLDIDSLGDGELQEEKEESTTPGKGDFKIESSPCYLLTVRIIRMRNLQRVDTLSEADCYVSLWLPTATSEKSRTKTVRNSNNPVWNETFYFRIQSQVKNVLELTVYDEDFATPDDHLLCALFDTAKLPIERTVLLYFKPSPEAKEELEVEFKLEAASGPLEAIATNGVLVCRELCCLEVEVAEKMQQKSKKELSLTVKGSFEGTQDITLGPDGVVSPSGPTKFHYIKYAEPTLDVMLPKKRHYHPWTCKYSTETGSPVVMLNSLPMGRKMTIAEEKRFDLNVRAQSCNCSCHQDLDMRFGFDLCSEEMAFLGKRKRYVASALKNVFHLQRDLLDCEVPVVAIITTGGGLKSMTGLYGSLMGLKKLNLLDCVTYISGLSGTTWTMANLYRDAYWSQKDLDSHIDEAQKQATKCKMGCFSMDRMKYYNKQLCQRKEEGYRTSFIDLWGLMIEYLLNDGKDPHKLSEQQEALCDGQNPLPIYVSVSVRDSYSTHDFKEWVEFTPYEVGLLKYGVFVRTEHFGSEFFMGRLLKKLPESRICYLQGMWSSIFSVNLLQIWGLSHSSEDFWKRWTQDRIEEVDEDPVLPTRPHELRTRMYTPPGPLSSALRGALTDRFSVAQHHNFLKGYQLHNNYLENEHFHRWKDTVLDSRPNQLMENPDHLGMIDAGFFINTSSPPLLRPQREVDVIIYLSYTTGSHTSSLDKAYKYYSEQNIPFPKISLTDEDKKNLKECYLFQDSDLPGCPIVIFLPLVNDTFREYKAPGVKRCCSEMEGGQLDLTSRFSPYCMFSVRYTDENYRRLLNLSEYNILNNSQMIMQALQTAMQRRQNMC from the exons ATGTCGCAGGAGGCGCTGCCCGTGGAGGTGCCGGCAGCGCTCTACGGCAGGGTCCCCGGCAAGGCCTCGCTGCCGCCGGGCGCCAAGGCGCGGCAG aaTGAAGACTTGGACATCGATTCTCTGGGAGATGGTGAactgcaagaggaaaaagaagaaagcaccaCACCAGGCAAAGGCGATTTCAAG ataGAATCCTCTCCCTGCTATCTGCTGACTGTAAGGATCATCCGGATGAGAAATCTCCAGCGAGTGGACACCT TAAGCGAGGCCGATTGCTACGTGTCCTTGTGGCTGCCAACTGCGACAAGTGAAAAGTCCCGCACTAAAACTGTGAGAAACTCCAACAATCCGGTGTGGAATGAAACCTTCTACTTCAGGATCCAGAGCCAAGTCAAG AATGTGCTGGAGCTGACAGTGTATGATGAGGATTTTGCTACTCCAGATGACCATCTCCTCTGTGCACTCTTTGATACCGCTAAACTTCCAATTGAAAGAACAGTGCTCCTGTATTTTAAGCCCAGCCCAGAG GCCAAGGAGGAGCTAGAGGTTGAGTTCAAATTGGAGGCTGC TTCTGGCCCCCTTGAAGCTATTGCTACCAATGGAGTGCTGGTG TGTCGTGAACTATGCTGCTTGGAAGTTGAAGTGGCAGAGAAGATGCAGCAAAAATCAA aGAAAGAGCTTTCCCTCACTGTGAAGGGCTCCTTTGAGGGGACGCAGGATATCACTCTGGGCCCTGATGGAGTGGTCAGCCCGTCAGGCCCCACTAAGTTCCACTATATCAAGTACGCGGAGCCAACGCTGGATGTCATGTTGCCAAAGAAGAGGCATTACCACCCT TGGACCTGTAAGTACAGTACAGAGACGGGCTCCCCAGTTGTGATGCTGAATTCACTGCCTATGGGAAGGAAAATGACCATTGCAGAG GAGAAAAGATTTGACTTGAATGTGAGAGCACAAAGCTG TAATTGTTCATGCCACCAAGACCTGGACATGCGCTTTGGGTTTGACTTATGTTCAGAAGAGAtggctttcctggggaaaagaaagagatacGTAGCAAGCGCCCTGAAAAACGTTTTTCACTTACAACGGGATCTGCTGGATTGTGAA GTCCCCGTTGTGGCTATCATCACAACTGGTGGAGGACTGAAGTCAATGACAGGACTATATGGCAGCCTCATGGGACTCAAGAAACTAAATCTCCTGGACTGCGTAACATACATCAGCGGGCTGTCTGGCACCACGTG GACCATGGCCAACTTATACAGAGATGCCTATTGGTCACAGAAGGACCTGGACTCGCATATTGATGAAGCCCAGAAGCAAGCGACCAAATGCAAGATGGGCTGTTTCTCTATGGATCGCATGAAATACTACAACAAGCAGCTTTGTCAGCGGAAAGAAGAGGGATACAGGACATCATTTATAGATCTTTGGGGGCTCATGATTGAGTACTTACTGAATGATGGG aaagaccCCCACAAACTTTCTGAGCAGCAAGAAGCACTGTGTGATGGCCAGAACCCGCTGCCCATCTATGTGTCAGTCAGTGTCCGGGACAGCTACAGCACCCATGATTTCAAAG AGTGGGTGGAGTTCACCCCCTACGAGGTGGGACTGCTGAAGTATGGCGTGTTCGTTCGCACAGAGCATTTTGGAAGCGAGTTCTTCATGGGACGCTTGCTAAAAAAACTCCCCGAATCCCGGATCTGCTACCTTCAAG GTATGTGGAGCAGTATATTTTCTGTGAACCTATTACAAATATGGGGACTCTCCCACAGTTCAGAGGACTTCTGGAAGAGGTGGACACAAGACAGAATAGAAGAAGTTG ATGAAGACCCGGTCTTGCCTACGAGACCCCATGAGTTGAGGACTCGCATGTATACTCCTCCTGGGCCCCTGTCTAGCGCTCTTCGGGGAGCACTGACTGACCGCTTCTCCGTCGCCCAGCACCACAATTTCCTGAAGGGCTACCAGCTGCATAACAACTACCTGGAGAACGAGCACTTCCATCGATGGAAAG acacTGTGTTAGACTCGCGTCCCAACCAGCTGATGGAAAATCCCGATCACCTGGGCATGATAGATGCTGGGTTTTTCATCAATACCAGCAGTCCACCACTCTTAAGGCCACAGAGGGAAGTGGATGTCATCATATATTTAAGTTACACTACTGGATCACATACCTCG TCTCTAGATAAGGCATACAAATACTACTCAGAGCAGAATATCCCATTCCCCAAAATTTCTTTGACTGACGAAgataagaaaaatctgaaggagTGCTACCTCTTCCAAGATTCAGATTTGCCAGGATGTCCAATCgtgatttttcttccccttgtgAATGATACCTTCCGAGAGTACAAAGCACCGG GTGTCAAGCGCTGTTGCTCAGAGATGGAGGGAGGACAACTCGACTTGACCAGTCGCTTTTCACCCTACTGCATGTTCTCAGTCAGGTATACTGATGAGAATTACCGTCGGCTGCTGAACCTCAGTGAATACAACATCCTGAACAACTCACAGATGATTATGCAGGCCTTGCAGACAGCGATGCAAAGAAGGCAAAACATGTGCTAA